CCGACCGGCTCGGGCGGCGCAAGGGCTTCGTCCTCGTGGGCTATCTGCTCTCCGCGCTGGCCAAGCTGGGACTCGCCGCCGCCACGCACTGGGGGCAGGTGCTCGCGCTGCGCTCGGGCGAGCGGCTGGGCAAGGGCCTGCGCGCGGCACCGCGCGACGCCCTGCTGGCCGCCTCCACCACGCGCGAGCGGCGCGGTCGCGGCTTCGGCCTGCACCGCGCCATGGATTCGGCCGGCGCCCTCATCGGCACCCTGGTCGTCTTCGCCCTCTACTGGTGGCTGGACTGGGGCTTCGGGCAGCTGTTCCTGCTGGCGGGGCTGCTCGGGCTCGCCTCCGTGCTGCCCCTGGTCTGGGTGCGGGAGCCGGTGACGGTCGTGAAAAAGGCCGCTGCCTGGCCCACCGGGCCACTGCCGGCCGGCCTGCGGCCGGTACTCCTCGCCTCGGGCCTGTTCGCCCTCGGCAACTTCAGCTACATGTTCTTCGTCCTGCGCAGCGCCACGGCCTTCGACGACCGCCTGGCCGTCGCCATACCCATCCTGCTGTACGCGCTCTTCCAGTTCACCTACACCTTCTTCGCCTACCCGGCAGGACGCCTCTCCGACCGCATCGGCCGTCGGCGCGTCGTGCTGGCGGGCTACCTCATCTTTGCCCTGGTGAGCCTCGGCTTCGCGATGCTCGACGGCATCGCTGCCCATGTCATGCTCTTCGCGCTCTACGGCATCAGCTACGCCCTGGTCGAGGCCAGCAGCCGCGTCCTGGTGGCCGACCTCGCCCCCGAGCTGCAGCGTGGCGGCGTGCTCGGCCTCTATTACCTGGTGATCAGCCTCGCCGCACTGCCGGCCGCCCTGATCGCCGGCCTGCTCTGGGACCTCGATCCCGTCTGGACCTTCGTCTACGGCGGGAGCCTGGCGTTCGCCGCGTCACTGGTGATGGGACTTGCCGTGCACGAGCCGCACGTGGATAACTAGACGCATCAATCACA
The Chromatiales bacterium DNA segment above includes these coding regions:
- a CDS encoding MFS transporter, whose translation is MHRDEDRQPDTLQRNVPLLGVVSFINDTSSKMILPLLPLFIVQLGGGGLAVGLVAGLGDALASLTKWFAGHWSDRLGRRKGFVLVGYLLSALAKLGLAAATHWGQVLALRSGERLGKGLRAAPRDALLAASTTRERRGRGFGLHRAMDSAGALIGTLVVFALYWWLDWGFGQLFLLAGLLGLASVLPLVWVREPVTVVKKAAAWPTGPLPAGLRPVLLASGLFALGNFSYMFFVLRSATAFDDRLAVAIPILLYALFQFTYTFFAYPAGRLSDRIGRRRVVLAGYLIFALVSLGFAMLDGIAAHVMLFALYGISYALVEASSRVLVADLAPELQRGGVLGLYYLVISLAALPAALIAGLLWDLDPVWTFVYGGSLAFAASLVMGLAVHEPHVDN